ACTTGACGAGGACGAAGGTTAcgacttttactttttaatgaacgGCCTGgtcgtttatttttttcttttcttttttatctcagAGATCTCGCACTCCCGACGATCGTAACGATGGGATACACTCGTGGTTGATATATATCAAACGACTCATAAATTACTCGTCATAACGTAACAATGTTCCCACGTTGATTGTGATGAGATTaacttgatattatttattatgacattacgtttataaattgcattgtCATCCGAAGAAAAGGAGCATCGCAGTTTATCTTATCTGTAACGATTGCTGTGTTGTAACACGGAAAATCTTTAAAAGCTCGTGTAATGTCGTTTATCTTTCTCATTCTTAATTAGTACGCGGCGAAAAAATGTATGGGATACGTACATTCATGcgttattaattgaaaaattaattgattatcaATTAAGAGTTTGTGgcttattgttatatatatataaaattttcacgaaGTCATTGTCTCTACTTCGTTATTTGctcatacaaaattaaaagctCTAGATTATCTATGCGCGTGTAAAAAAGAACGACGCATCGCGATAAGTATTTTTGTATGTAACAATTTTGCTGGTTACAAGCGCCAGGAATGTTGAAACTTCCGCCGCAATTAGAGATTAGCTGCAAGAAAAATGATAGACGCGGTTATcttgcaatttctttttttttccgaagAACTATTAATGCGCGTAATGTTATGCAACCGTGTttatgcaacaaaataattactgttCTGTGAATCTCTTTGCAGTGCTCGAACAGACCGACGAGTGAACCGCGGTAAATCTGTCTACACGGACATCGGATAAAGAAACCAGAAACAATGCCGGACACATTCAAGTCCGACGACAACGACGTAATTTATAAAGATGTTGTCATCATAGGTGAGTACACGAAACGTCTCAAAGCCTTATCTTGAGACAAGACTGATCTAAATGTGTAGCtggattaataataaaagagataCAAAAATAGCAACACAAGGggggaaatatattttccaatattatcgtattttatattaaacttgatttatgttgaataaaaaaaaagaagtatatttatttctcttataaattctacataaatattttcctcttatttatttatttatttatctctgtgttttaaaaattgaactcTTGCACGTAATTTCACTTGAACTAGCGTTTAATACTGACCAGATTTTATAATGTACAAACGTATGGTTATTTGAGACGCATTTGAGATCAATGAACTTCTCATGCTTCGTCAACAGTTTTGAATCACTttctcgcgaaaaaaaaatttttctattaaaattgcttATTCTTCTGCAAGCGTGAGagcatgtaaattaaaaaattcgtaaaacaagaaataaaaattcgtgaaagataattattaGAGGGGAATCCTGGCGTTTATACGTTCTTTAATCTTCAGGAAACGGGCCCAGTGGAATATGCTTGTCATATATGCTCGCCGGGAACTGGCCTTACTACACCGGCGAGCCTCATCCCTGCGACGAGATGCTGACGGCGCGATTACGGTTCTACGCGACAAACACTGGCAGCGAGGAGTGCGGTGACACGCCGGACGACGCAAACATCGATGCGACCACCAACAACCGGCGTCACAAGTCGCAGTGTTCCAAATCCGGCAGGACGCAGAAAGACGGATTGGCGCATAGTACGCGCAAAAAACTCGAATGCCTGTCTTCCGGCATCGAGGGTAGGGGCGGCGGTCGACCTTTAGCCTTGCTCATGGACCAGTTGCAGCATCCGTGCGTCGATGCCGGCTTCGATGTGGCCTCGCTTCTCAACTGGAAGTCCGCTGCCGAGCATTCCGAGCACAGAATCGTGGAGCACGTTGTTCTTGGCAAGGGCCAGCCTGGCGGCGCCTGGCAGGTGTGTATGTCTCtttctctaataaattataaaatgaaaatattgtagttctataatattatagtcacatataaattctaaatttgttGTTCTGCAAAGTAAACTTTCATTAGATCAGATTAATTGATAACGTATATTAGCAAACACTTAACGAAGCATCTTCGCATACTATGAAAAACTCTTCGCAGTTGTTATTCAAGCTTTTTTTGTACGATTATCTCTAGTCCATGGACCCCAATGTGCTGACTCTCAGTTTGAGCCGATGGATGTCCCTTCCCGACTTGGATCTGAGGCAGTGGAAAAAACTCGTCGAGGCCGAACGATTGCAAAAGTCAGTTATAACGGCGAAGAGCGATATGTATATGCAGCAGGAAAAACTAAGTGTTTGTAAGGCGTCCAGCCGAGTGTCCGTAGGTGTCGTAGCTGCTTATTACAAAGATTACGTGCGCAGGAAAGGCTTGAAGCAATACTTCCGAAGGCATGTGTAGTATTAAAGTATCTATAGCACGAGTCTATAATTGACACCGATGTGGACTTTCACGAAGAAATCTGTTGCAGCGGGACCACAGTTACTTCGGTAAGATCGGACACGAAATCATCCGACAGTAAAAGAGGGTACAAATGGATCGTGGACGGATATGAGAACAGAAGCGGAAAGCGATTTCGGTATCGGTGTAAAAAGGCGGTCCTCGCAACCGGCACGACCGATCTGTCGAATCACCTAGGCATTCCAGGGGAGAACACACACCCCAACTGGGTAACGCACGATCTCAACGATCTGGAAACTCAATTGGAACATTTGGCCAAAGAACGTGGTACGCAAATACAAGAGATTTCATATAGAGCTAagataattgcataatttgaCGAATCTGCttaaatttatcttctttCTCGCGTACACTGTCTGCGAATTACATAACTTGTTTTTGATTCCTTCTAAtttaagaaacattaaattgcAGGCAAAAGTTCCGATAAACAAACGCAACCTGTGTTGGTGATCGGCGCTGGTCTGAGCGCAGCTGACGCGATTATGGCCGCGCGTTTCCGCGGTATACCCGTGCTTCACGCATTCCGCAATTCGTCGAGTGAGTGGGGCAAGGAGAGCACCGAGAAGATAACTACCAGTTACGATCGATTGCAATCGTTGCCGAGTTCCATATATCCAGAATACCACAAGGTGTACGAGATGATGGCTGACGGAGGTACAAA
The nucleotide sequence above comes from Linepithema humile isolate Giens D197 chromosome 4, Lhum_UNIL_v1.0, whole genome shotgun sequence. Encoded proteins:
- the LOC105672257 gene encoding oxidative stress-induced growth inhibitor 1-like, with protein sequence MPDTFKSDDNDVIYKDVVIIGNGPSGICLSYMLAGNWPYYTGEPHPCDEMLTARLRFYATNTGSEECGDTPDDANIDATTNNRRHKSQCSKSGRTQKDGLAHSTRKKLECLSSGIEGRGGGRPLALLMDQLQHPCVDAGFDVASLLNWKSAAEHSEHRIVEHVVLGKGQPGGAWQSMDPNVLTLSLSRWMSLPDLDLRQWKKLVEAERLQKSVITAKSDMYMQQEKLSVCKASSRVSVGVVAAYYKDYVRRKGLKQYFRSGTTVTSVRSDTKSSDSKRGYKWIVDGYENRSGKRFRYRCKKAVLATGTTDLSNHLGIPGENTHPNWVTHDLNDLETQLEHLAKERGKSSDKQTQPVLVIGAGLSAADAIMAARFRGIPVLHAFRNSSSEWGKESTEKITTSYDRLQSLPSSIYPEYHKVYEMMADGGTNYPLYKSLPGYTLVSLGGDCKDENMNTGRLVILSAPDGQLHTFEVSFAAILIGYKADLSYLEGGGVGLGKLADKPIDSKSNPIEIDNFTYEVTKAPMKGLYALGPLVGDNFVRFVLGGAFGILAHILCTTNN